The following are encoded together in the Lentisphaera araneosa HTCC2155 genome:
- a CDS encoding IS3 family transposase, with the protein LLADDFKENSIKVGRDRLFDIAREERLLIKRKRKYCRTTDSRHRFKIYKNLIKNINLTSPNQVWVCDITYIRVANSFVYLALITDAYSRKIIAYNVGENLEAVGCIKALKMALKDLPKGSRPIHHSDRGSQYCCHDYIEILTNRNLPVSMTEENHCYENSKAERVNGILKYEYHLRETFKNFKDAKKAIKQAIYLYNNCRPHTALEYSFPSVVHETQCA; encoded by the coding sequence CTATTAGCAGATGACTTCAAAGAGAATTCTATAAAAGTAGGACGAGATCGCTTGTTCGATATAGCTCGTGAAGAACGACTATTAATCAAAAGGAAGAGGAAGTACTGTCGCACAACCGATTCTAGACATCGTTTTAAAATTTATAAAAACCTCATCAAAAATATAAATTTAACTTCCCCTAATCAGGTTTGGGTATGTGATATTACGTATATCAGAGTAGCTAATAGTTTTGTTTATTTAGCCTTGATTACGGATGCATATTCTAGAAAAATCATTGCGTATAATGTTGGAGAGAACTTAGAGGCTGTAGGATGTATCAAGGCTTTGAAAATGGCTTTAAAAGACCTGCCTAAAGGTTCTCGTCCCATCCACCACTCTGACAGAGGCTCTCAGTACTGCTGTCACGATTACATTGAAATCTTGACGAATAGAAATCTTCCTGTCAGTATGACTGAAGAAAACCATTGCTATGAAAATTCAAAAGCTGAAAGAGTCAACGGAATACTGAAGTATGAATATCATTTACGCGAAACATTTAAGAACTTTAAAGATGCTAAAAAAGCAATTAAGCAGGCTATTTACTTATACAATAATTGTCGCCCTCATACAGCTTTGGAATATTCATTTCCAAGTGTTGTTCATGAAACACAATGTGCATAA